The Antarcticibacterium sp. 1MA-6-2 genome has a window encoding:
- a CDS encoding patatin family protein, with amino-acid sequence MRALVISGGGSKGAFAYGVAQYLIDDKKREYDLYLGTSTGSLLIPHLALGKCKKLHEVYTSVNQSSIFSNLPFTIKRIHGYDQISINHFQMARNFLKGKKTFGESLNLKKLIKETFTFQEFEELKASNKDVVVTVSNLSLNEVEYKSIRDFGYEDFCEWIWISCNYTPFMSLVKKDGCEYADGGLGSMVPIEEAIKRGATEIDAVVLQTEVSYYNRMPSKNVFGLISTLFTFMLDRIENQNIRIGKFAAANKNVIINFYYTPTVLTTNSLIFDKEKMKSWWKSGYTFAQLKNDELNQIEP; translated from the coding sequence ATGCGGGCATTGGTAATCTCAGGTGGGGGCAGTAAAGGAGCATTTGCTTATGGTGTAGCCCAATATTTAATAGATGACAAAAAGAGGGAATATGACCTTTATCTTGGAACTTCTACCGGAAGTTTACTTATTCCACATCTTGCTTTAGGTAAATGTAAAAAATTACATGAAGTCTACACCTCCGTCAATCAAAGCAGTATTTTTAGTAATCTACCTTTTACCATTAAAAGAATTCACGGCTACGATCAAATAAGTATTAATCATTTTCAGATGGCGCGGAACTTTCTAAAAGGGAAGAAAACATTTGGAGAGAGCCTAAACCTAAAAAAACTTATAAAAGAAACTTTTACTTTTCAGGAATTTGAAGAATTAAAAGCATCAAACAAGGATGTTGTTGTAACAGTTTCTAATCTTTCCCTCAACGAGGTAGAATACAAATCCATCAGGGACTTTGGGTATGAAGATTTTTGTGAATGGATATGGATCTCCTGTAACTATACCCCCTTTATGAGTCTGGTAAAAAAAGATGGATGCGAATACGCTGATGGGGGATTAGGTTCCATGGTTCCAATTGAAGAAGCAATAAAGCGGGGTGCTACAGAAATTGATGCCGTAGTTTTACAAACAGAAGTAAGTTATTATAACAGGATGCCTTCTAAAAATGTTTTTGGCCTTATTTCCACTTTATTTACTTTTATGCTGGACAGAATTGAAAATCAGAATATCCGTATTGGAAAATTTGCAGCTGCAAACAAAAACGTGATAATAAATTTTTACTATACGCCTACAGTTTTAACTACCAATTCCCTTATTTTTGACAAGGAGAAGATGAAAAGCTGGTGGAAGAGTGGATACACTTTTGCCCAATTAAAGAATGACGAATTAAATCAAATTGAACCGTAG
- a CDS encoding M1 family aminopeptidase produces MVDSIAYNDQNYVTVNAHELAHQWFGNYVTAANGDHHWLHEGFATFFALLAEKKLFGEDYYYWKLFQSAEELKALSDEGKGEALINSKASSLTYYQKGAWALHILRERIGAEAFKKAIKNYLEKYAYGNATTDEFLAEVEAASGKDMDEFKADWLTQSAFQGTAALTSLKNSEFIRKYMEIAALREVPFQNKKEMLLEALKFPVNDYIGQEVILQLADVDIAEALPLYNIALESGNLYVRQAIAMSRQDVPEALKSAFEDLLKDNSYLTKENALMNLNLTYPEEAEKWLTQTKGIIGFSNLNVRMLWLVINLVSPQVDPESTQEYFEELSAYTRSYYPFEVRQNAFGYLYQINAFTNENLKDLLQASQHHNTRFRDFSRKLLETLLQNPDYRQKYVDLKGQLSEKDRAFLDTRLPDQQ; encoded by the coding sequence ATGGTGGATTCTATTGCCTACAATGATCAAAACTACGTAACAGTAAACGCTCACGAACTTGCACATCAATGGTTTGGGAATTATGTTACGGCTGCTAATGGGGATCATCACTGGTTGCATGAGGGCTTTGCAACCTTTTTCGCCCTCCTGGCAGAAAAGAAGCTTTTTGGAGAAGATTATTATTACTGGAAACTATTTCAATCAGCCGAAGAGTTAAAGGCCCTGAGCGATGAGGGGAAAGGAGAGGCCCTGATAAATTCCAAAGCGAGTTCCCTTACCTATTACCAAAAAGGAGCCTGGGCTCTGCACATTTTAAGAGAGAGGATTGGTGCTGAAGCTTTTAAAAAGGCTATAAAAAATTATCTCGAGAAATATGCCTATGGAAATGCTACAACAGATGAATTTCTTGCTGAAGTTGAAGCAGCTTCAGGAAAAGATATGGATGAATTTAAAGCCGATTGGTTGACACAATCTGCCTTTCAGGGAACTGCAGCATTGACATCTTTAAAGAATTCAGAATTCATTCGGAAATATATGGAAATAGCAGCTTTACGGGAGGTTCCTTTTCAGAATAAAAAAGAAATGCTTTTGGAAGCACTTAAATTTCCTGTCAACGATTATATAGGTCAGGAGGTAATTCTACAATTAGCCGATGTAGACATAGCTGAAGCTTTACCACTTTACAACATAGCCTTGGAAAGCGGAAATCTATATGTACGGCAGGCAATTGCCATGAGCAGGCAGGATGTTCCTGAAGCTCTTAAATCTGCTTTTGAGGACTTGCTGAAGGATAACTCTTATCTAACAAAAGAAAATGCGTTAATGAATCTTAATTTGACTTATCCTGAAGAAGCAGAAAAATGGCTGACGCAAACCAAAGGGATCATAGGATTTTCAAACTTGAATGTACGAATGCTATGGCTGGTGATTAATTTAGTCTCCCCACAGGTAGATCCTGAAAGTACGCAGGAATATTTTGAAGAACTTTCAGCCTATACCAGGTCATATTATCCTTTTGAAGTGAGGCAAAATGCCTTTGGCTATTTATATCAAATTAATGCATTTACTAACGAAAATCTAAAGGATCTGTTGCAGGCTTCTCAGCACCACAACACACGTTTCCGGGACTTTTCGCGAAAGTTGCTCGAAACCCTGCTTCAAAATCCTGACTATCGGCAAAAATACGTAGATTTAAAAGGACAATTGTCAGAAAAGGATCGGGCATTTTTAGATACCAGGTTGCCAGATCAACAATAA